DNA sequence from the Vicia villosa cultivar HV-30 ecotype Madison, WI linkage group LG3, Vvil1.0, whole genome shotgun sequence genome:
gatgtattatttttaatcaaggtggagattgttaagattgattaaaaatatacatgttgatactctttatggtggagtataaTTGTCGATAAAGACAATgaaagttaatgtattattttcaatcaaggtggagattgttggatttggttgaaaatatatgtgttgaagaagtctcacatcgcttagctttgtgaaggaagagggagtccAAGGCTATAAAAAAGATTCAAGTTCTTTGTTACAGGATGCACCAGTCAAAAACACTTTAAGCTTCTATTTGACtttttgttctcttatgctcttgtattagagtgttgtgagatgtagttaaatatttgttttggagggaGTGAGTGTATTGGAGGCCTATGGTATTTGAGAGTATATTATATGTTGTAACAATTTTTACATAGTGTTATTTTCGGGTTGTCTATTGACAACGGCCGTGGTTTTTTCTCCGGATTGGGGGCCTGGGGTATTTGAGAGTATATTATGTGCTGTAACAATTTTTACAGTGTTATTTTCGGTTGTCTGTTGACAACGGCCGTGGTTTTTTCTCTGGTTTTAAagtttccacgttaatctcttatgttgttattttgtttctcctttttttttttatagaagttGTAAGGTTATATGTTAGGGAAGAAAATATTTCCATGGTTCAATAGTTTGGTTGCACGCAGCTTCACTTTTCTTAGATTTTGATGGGGATAGTAGTTATGTTGATATAATTAGACCATTGAGACCACTAATAAATGTGGTGGACTTGATTCTAAGGCTATGTTGATATAGTTAGCTATGTTTTGCTCATGTTCATGAAAGTTTTTGATTTTtcctttacccacctccctatgggggtgacccccagcgaaaaccccattttaccccgcttcggaaatgcatttccgaaatatttttttttctaaatttttccagacttcggaagtgtatttccgaaaaaatcccaaaaattgggattttaactaattcggagatgcatctccgaaacaacaaaaaaaaaatccaaaaaaatcccaaaaattaattttaggatattaattaattcaattatcataaatttgatataatttatgattaatgaataataataattatatattttgatataatttatgaattatgaataataattattatatatttctattttgattcatattttaaaatttaaaataattttaattaaaataattaaaataatttcacttacaaaatgagttataattttttatttatatatttatatttataataattattatatatttatatatttacaaaaataattaaaaaaatgagtgttttaatttatatatttatataataattataataattattatatatttataaaaattattatatatttatataataattattatatattaattatatatatatatttatacatttatataataattataaaaattaaaacaatgagtgttttaatttatcatatatattatatttatatttatatattatacttaattttaaataattcaaaatttacttatgaaattaagatgtttttgatttatataaattagtaaaataatttttaactttaaaattgtttaggaaattttatacctattagttgtattgattcaccttgattctATACCTATTAAtgatattgattcaccttgattttaattttttaataattattgaattttttcggaagtgtatatccgaaacattccaagaccaatttggtcttggaatatttcggaagtgtatatccgaaacaccccctcccaaaaaaaaattcggaagtgtatatccgaaacaccccctcccaaaaaaaaaaaaatcggaagtgtatatccgaagacacccccctcccaaaaaaaaaggtgttttcggaaatgcatttccgaaaacccaaaaaagggggtgttttcggaagtgtacttccgaaatcaccctttttttcagaaaaaagtgatttcggaaatgcatttccgaaatatgggGGCATTCTGGGAATTTCGCAAggggtggccaagaaggttaggaggtctaTTAAGAAATTTCCAAGTTTTTTTTAgtgaaaaaaagtgatttttgagGGATTAATTCAAATGCTTATGCtaaaattaagggttaaataagtttttggtccctataaatatgtcagttttcatttttagtccctccctgcctttaggcaacggtttttacaagaaaaccgttgccaaaaccagctaaaaccgttgcctaaaggtagggagggactaaaaatgaaactgcaatacttatagggaccaaaaacttatttaaccctaaaattaatgCTATGGTTTTTATGTATTGAATTTGATCTTGTGAAATTGGAATTGGAAGAAAAATCTTATTCTATGTTTGTCAAAAAATGAGTTTCATGAGAAAAAGTGATTATGAAAAAAAGCTATTTCATGTTATGTATTAGAACCAAATCCAATGGTAATGTCACGCTAAACATACAATTAGAACTATTTTAACAAAAGCTAATGTCAAGTTTCATGTTTCTTCAAATATGGTGTTATGAAAATGGAGGATTTTTATAGTTTTTGTGGGTGGTTGTGAACCTTTAGATTGTGAACCAAGTTAGAAGTTTATCAATGGTCGAAAAGCAATTAGAGGCTTAGTTGCGGATCATTAACCGTAGCCGTTGGATGAAAAGTTATCAATGGTGGAGGTATAGTAGAAAATTGGTTTGATTTTGTGTTAGTTTGAAAACTTTAAGGAAGTTGAAGTTAGTTAAGGGTAAATGTATAAATGCATGAGTTTGAGAATAAATAGGTAGTTGAAGCAAGTTAGAGGGAAGACATGTTGAGGTTTAGCATAAATACCAAGTCTCAATGTAAGTCTAATGGTCACTTGAACTAAACTTGAATTTTGCTTTGTATTTCCTTTTGAATTTACCTTTGAATTCACCACTTTTACTTTGAATTTTTGTGAATTAAGCCATTCCTTTGAAAGTTCTTTTTTGAGAAGTGATTTTGTTGGAAATAAGTGCTTTTGTTGGTGGTCAAATTCTGACTTTTTACTTGAGAAGTACATAAACCCCCTAAGCGTGAGGCCTCGAAAGGGCGATATGCTTAAGTTTATCGGTTGGTAGATTATCCGAGATATGCATCCCGAACGTACATAAGTCCTAAAGTAGTTTATCGGTTGCTTTATTTTATTGTATAGCTGAGATCTTATTTGTTTTGATACTAAACAGTGATGGTTTGTATCCGTGTTATTTTGTGTTTACTACATTCTTCCTAAAGTATTTCTTACTaaattaagttgataaaatggacagttacattttattttttatgttgagAATCACAACAATCTGTTTCTCTAcatatttctatttatttatgtttttcaaacaattttagaTGAAAAAAATGCAATATATAACACATATATCATTTTCTTATATATCAATAGGATACTCGAAATTTAACTCActaatcaatattttatttttattataagaagtttttttgaaagatatgaatttaaaacttattttgaattaaaatttttaacaACACAATAATCACTCCAACTAAATATATTTAGTGAGTTGAATATATTTCCTAAAATTCACCCCTTTTCAAAAGACAAGATCATGTATTGAGTTTCTATTTAAGGTCACAAGgtcaaattccaacaaatacaaaaatatattaatttaaatattattgttttaaaaatatatgaaacaaATTTAGTCATTATTATACATGGATGAAATGAGACGCCTCCTAAGTGGTTATCTAAACTAAATAGGCCATGTGAGTCATGAGTAGATAATCTTTTTAATACATCACTTATTACTTCATACTCCCTCggaagaatttttttaatatttgaggGAACGGTTCAATGAATTATTATATTTCCATGACAgtgaattattaaaataattattaattattttggttGACAGTCTGTAGCTTTTACTTCTATACGTTGCAACTTGCAGCAACTTCTACATTGCATTGCATTTTCTTTCCGCTTCAATTTTTCAAACTGTTCTTACTCTGTTGAACTAAGTTATGGCGACTATTGTTGGAGGAGCACTTCTTTCAGCTTCCATGGAGATGTTGGTGAAAAAGGTTGTTTCTGGTGAGTTTCTTGATTTGTTTCGGAGGACTAAGCTGGACGTTGAGCTGTTGGAAAAGCTGGAGATAACACTGCTGAGTCTTCAATCTGTACTTTATGATGCTGAGGACAAACAGATCACTAACCCTGCTGTCAAGAAGTGGCTGGAGATGTTGCAAGATGCTGTCTTTCAAGCTGACCAACTGTTCGACGAACTCAACACTGAAGCTTTAAGGTGCCAAGCTGAAGGTGGTCAGGTTCTTAATAAGTTTTTGTCGTATTTTAAGAGGTTTAATAAAAAGATCAATTCTAAACTACAAAAATTATTTGGAAGATTAGAACATTTGAGAAACCAAAATCTCGGATTGAAAGAAGGTGTTTCCAGCTGTGTTAGGAATATAACTCCTACAAGTCCTTTTTTAGGAGATGAATCTGCTATTTATGGCAGAGATGATGACAGAAAGAAACTCAAAGAGTTTTTGCTGTCTGAGGATGGTTGTGATAGTGGAAATAAAATAGGAGTGATTTCCATTTGGGGTATGGGAGGGTTAGGAAAAACAACACTAGCTAGACTCCTTTACAATGACCGTGAAGTGGAGGAGAAATTTAAGGTGAGAGGGTGGTCACAAATTCCAAAAGATTTTGATGCTGTCAGTGTCACTAAAACCATTTGTGAATCTGTCACTTCAGGAACAATTACAGAGACTAACTTTTCTAAAACTATGTTGGTTGGAATAGTCTAAGTGATATCTTTAATGTTGGACAAATAGGAAGTATGATCATCATCACAACTCGAGATGAACGAGTCATACTACCCGAGCATAAAAATTGTGTCCACCATTTAAGATCTTTGGAAATTGAAGATTCATGGTCTTTACTATCTAGACATGCATTTGTAGAGAGAAACTACCAAGAACATCCCGAATATCCCAAACTAGAAAAAATTGGTAGAAAAATAGTCGAAAAGTGTGGCGGTTTACCATTAGCGGCACtaacatgttagaacaagatttgttctgatcaattatcttagttttgatgataacaataatatgaattttgcttaagataatatggtactctaatccaatgcaatttccttttcaggaaatatataaagagtacgcataattcagcgctcagaagctttgtctcaagggttcagcatgcaacatcagaacatggtctggcaagacatcagaagatggtcgaagcagaatcagaacatggttctatggaagcatcagaagaacaagagaacagaagcactgaagttctgatggtatcacgctcagaagcacttcaaggtcagaagatcagaagatgctttgcaccaagctgtttgactctgatgatattcaaacgttgtattcacaaacatcagatcagaaggaagtacaagtggcaagctacgctgactgacaaaaggaacgttaaaagctactaaaggctacgtcagtagacacagcgtgaacaaggctcgaggtagttgacaaaagcgtataaacattaaatgcgatgctgtacggaacacgcaaagcattaaatgcgttcaacggtcatcttctccaacgcctataaatatgaagttctgatgagaagcaaggttaacgattctacaccaaaacaactcacattaacttgctgaaactctgttcaaatcaaaactcagaatcttcatcttcatcaaagctcactacattgctgttgtaatattttagtgagattaagcttaaacgattaagagaaatatcacagtttgtgattatagcttttaagaagcatttgtaactcttagaattgattacattaagttgtaaggaactagagtgatcgtgtggatcagaatactctaggaagtcttagaagttatctaagcaggttgtaactagagtgatcgtgtggatcagtagactctagaaaagtcttagagggtgtctaagcagttgttcctggagtgatcagtgtgtgatcagaagactctggaagacttagttgctgactaagtggaaaaccattgtaatccgtgcgattagtggattaaatcctcagttgaggtaaatcatctctgcgggggtggaccggagtagtttagttaacaacgaaccaggataaaaataactgtgcaatttatttttatctgtcaagtttttaaagacacacttattcaaaccccccctttctaattgtttttctatccttcaattggcatcagagcgccggttctaaggtgcaagcacttaaccgtgtttagaaaagattcaggaagagaaaaacgcttcagtaaaagatggtagatgaaagtgaaaagtctacacctacacctgcatctacatctggctctgctgagcaatacaacggtaacaatggttatactagaccgccggtatttgatggtgaaaactttgaatactggaaagataaactggaaagttactttcttggtctagatggtgatctatgggatcttctgatggatggttacaaacatccagtaaatgccagaggcgtaaagctgacaaggcaagaaatgaatgatgatcagaagaagctcttcaggaatcatcataaatgcagaactgttttgctgaatgctatctctcatgctgagtatgagaagatatctaacagggaaacggcctatgacatatatgagtccttgaaaatgactcatgaaggaaatgctcaagtcaaggagactaaagctctagctttaatccagaagtatgaagccttcaagatggaggatgatgaagacattgaaaagatgttttcaagatttcaaactcttactgctggattgagagttcttgacaagggatacaccaaggctgatcacgtaaagaagatcatcggaagcttacccagaagatggggtcctatggtgactgcattcaagattgcaaagaatctgaatgaagtttctctggaagagcttatcagtgccttgaggagtcatgaaatagagctggacgcaaatgagcctcaaaagaaaggtaagtctattgcattaaaatccaatatcaagaaatgcactaacgcttttcaggctagagaagaagatcctgaagaatcagaatctgaagaagaagatgaactgtccttgatctccagaaggctaaatcaactctggaaaaccaagcaaaggaagttcagaggcttcagaagttcaaagaaatttgaacgtggagaatcttctgatgacaggagatttgacaagaaaaaggtcatgtgctatgaatgcaatgagcctggacacttcaagaatgaatgtccaaatcttcagaaggagaatcccaagaagaagtttcataagaagaaaggtcttatggcaacctgggatgagtcagaagatgattcagactctgaagatgagcaggctaactgtgcgctgatggcgtcagaagatgacggatcagaatctacatcagaatcagattctgaagagatatccttgactgcaaaaaggacaaagcacaacatatcatggtacctggactctggatgctcacgacacatgacaggaagaaggtctatgttccaagacctggtgcttaagtctggaggagaagtcaagtttggaggagatcagaagggcaagataattggctctggaactataaagtctggtaactctccttccatttctaatgtacttcttgtagaaggtttaacacataacctcttatctatcagtcaattgagtgacaatggttatgatataatctttaatcaagagtcttgcaaggctgtaaatcagaaggatggctcaatcctatttacaggcaagaggaagaacaacatttataagacagatctgcaagatctcatgagtcagaaggtgacttgtcttatgtctgtttctgaagagcagtgggtctggcacagaagattaggtcatgctagtttgagaaagatttctcagattaacaaactggatcttgtcagaggactccctaatctgaaatttaaatcagatgctctttgtgaagcatgtcagaggggcaagttctccaaacctgcattcaagtccaagaatgttgtttctacctcaaggccattagaactcttgcacattgatctgtttggcccagtcaaaacagcatctgtcagagggaagaaatatggattagtcatcgtagatgattatagccgctggacgtgggtaaaattcttgaaacacaaggatgagtctcattcagtgttctttgatttctgcattcagattcaatctgaaaaagagtgtaaaatcataaaggtcagaagtgatcatggtggtgaattcgagaacagattctttgaagaattcttcaaagaaaatggtattgcccatgatttctcttgtcctagaactccacagcaaaatggagttgtagaacgaaagaataggactctgcaagaaatggccagaaccatgatcaatgaaaccaatatggctaagcatttctgggcagaagtaataaacactgcatgctatattcagaatagaatctctatcagacctattctaaataagactccttatgaattgtggaagaatagaaagcctaacatttcatatttccatccttttggatgtgtatgttttattctgaacactaaagatcatcttggtaagtttgattccaaagcacaaaaatgtttccttcttggatattctgaacgctcaaaaggctacagagtatacaatactgaaacattgattgtagaagaatcaatcaatatcaggtttgatgataagcttggttctgaaaaaccaaagcagtttgataattttgcagattgtgatattgacatatcagaagttgttgagccaagaagcaacgcatcagaagcagagcttctcagaagcaaagaatcggaagatcaagtatcagcttctctggagaatctaagcatttctgaagaaccacgtgtcagaagatcatccagactcatctctgatcattcagaagatgtcattcttggaaagaaggatgatcctatcagaacaagagcattccttaagaacaatgcagactgtcaatttggtcttgtatctttgatcgagccaacttctgttgatcatgctctagaagatccagactggataattgctatgcaagaagaactaaatcagtttacaaggaatgatgtttgggatcttgttcctagaccagatggattcaatataatcggtactaagtgggtcttcagaaacaagctcagtgagaagggtgaagtggtaagaaacaaagccagactggtggctcagggttattgtcagcaagaagggattgactatacagaaacctttgcaccagtggccaggttagaatctatctattaatttcatttgccactcaacataacatcactctctatcagatggatgttaagagtgccttcttaaatggttatatagatgaagaagtttatgtccatcaacctcctggttttgaagactctatgtctcctaatcacgtttttaaactaaagaaatcattgtatggattgaaacaggctcccagagcttggtatgaacgcttaagttctttccttctgaataatggtttcactagaggaaaagtggatactactctcttttgtaaaacctttaaaaaggatattttaatttgtcaaatatatgtagatgatattatttttggaacatctaatgctacacttggaaaggagtttgctgagtctatgcaggctgagtttgaaatgagcatgatgggagaactcaagtatttccttggaatacaaataaatcaaacatcagatggaacgtatgttcaccaaaccaagtatgtgaaggaacttctgaagaagtttaatcttctagactgcaaagaagccaaaactcctatgcatccaacatgcatcctaggtaaggatgaggtaagtaagaaggtagatcagaagttatacagaggtatgattggatctcttctatatttgactgcttctagacctgacattctgttcagtgtttgtctgtgtgctagattccaatcagaccctagagaatctcatttaactgctattaagagaattctaaggtatctgaaaggtactactaatgttggcttagtttacagaaaatctaaagaatacaacttagtaggattctgcgatgctgactatgctggagacagaattgaaagaaagagtacttcaggaagttgccaatttcttggaagtcatttgatctcctggtatagcaagaagcaagcaactattgctctatcaacaacagaagcagaatatgtcgctgctgctggttgcagtacacagatgctctggatgaagagtcagttagaagattatcagatatttgagagtaacattcctatattctgtgataatacttctgctatatgtttatctaagaatcctattcttcattcaaaagctaaacatattgagattaaacatcatttcataagggactatgttcagaagggtgttatatctttaaactttgtggatacagaccatcaatgggctgatatctttacaaaacccctggctgaagataggtttaagttcattctgaagaacatcagtatggatttatgcccagaatgagaagatgagaagttcttacgtatgagtatcttctgaaatgaatgtggattttttttaatcagaagttctgattgaaatcttttagaaactatgattcggttattactaacgtttcagtgtctaagttgattcagaacctcttttaaagcaaaacagctgtaacgttttatctcgggatggtaaacctgtcgttactattcatggataagcacgcgtgcagttgaagggacgccgacc
Encoded proteins:
- the LOC131593242 gene encoding putative disease resistance RPP13-like protein 1, with protein sequence MATIVGGALLSASMEMLVKKVVSGEFLDLFRRTKLDVELLEKLEITLLSLQSVLYDAEDKQITNPAVKKWLEMLQDAVFQADQLFDELNTEALRCQAEGGQVLNKFLSYFKRFNKKINSKLQKLFGRLEHLRNQNLGLKEGVSSCVRNITPTSPFLGDESAIYGRDDDRKKLKEFLLSEDGCDSGNKIGVISIWGMGGLGKTTLARLLYNDREVEEKFKVRGWSQIPKDFDAVSVTKTICESVTSGTITETNFSKTMLVGIV